The following proteins come from a genomic window of Meleagris gallopavo isolate NT-WF06-2002-E0010 breed Aviagen turkey brand Nicholas breeding stock chromosome Z, Turkey_5.1, whole genome shotgun sequence:
- the DAB2 gene encoding disabled homolog 2 isoform X3 yields MSTEAETTSTVNNQPEHQAPPKTQPSKKEKKKGQEKTDESLLTRFKGDGVRYKAKLIGIDDVPEARGDKMSQDSMMKLKGMAVAARSQGQHKQRIWVNISLSGIKIIDEKTGVIEHEHPVTKISFIARDVTDNRAFGYICGGEGQHQFFAIKTAQQAEPLVVDLKDLFQLIYNMKKKEEEEDKKKSEEANKTQNGSETLSAGQADKLKMGVDQMDLFGDMSTPPDVSSPTEAKEILLVDLNSEIETKQTFTKEDLFLNGITPSLPQPKPRPPFLPESSFSTNLNFFPTPNPDPFSDDPFAQPDQSTPPSFDSLKSADQKKENLSTLTSTASNDLFSSEFFAPTTESLGLNSSVQTGPVQTNRLDLFKTSPATAPPLAGRGGLPSPWNTEIPAFTQATSVFPGSMMPTQSPGFTQQLTFGSQAVPSWSQPGSFGPTASQSSGLWAQPAQVPSVPWVQPPSAVNPFQSSVFAPSTLPAQTQSVLPSMSTTSPPQPPPRVVPQKELSKKESDAFIALDPLGDREMKDVKEMFKDFQLTKPPAVPARRGEQQSFSEPLKPVPRQSALPIDGLFESQPKPDLFNVFSESQKQHSGPFGGPSGNPFA; encoded by the exons ATGTCTACTGAAGCTGAAACTACTTCTACTGTAAACAACCAGCCAGAGCACCAGGCTCCACCAAAAACACAaccttcaaagaaagaaaaaaagaaag GGCAAGAAAAGACAGATGAATCTCTCCTGACTAGATTCAAAGGGGATGGTGTTAGATACAAAGCTAAATTGATTGGCATTGATGATGTGCCAGAAGCAAGAGGAGACAAAATGAGTCAGGATTCAATGATGAAGTTGAAG GGAATGGCAGTGGCAGCTCGTTCCCAGGGTCAACACAAGCAGCGGATCTGGGTGAACATCTCCCTCTCTGGTATCAAGATCATAGATGAAAAAACTGGG GTCATCGAGCATGAGCATCCAGTAACCAAAATCTCTTTCATTGCTCGAGATGTAACAGATAATCGTGCCTTTGGCTATATTTGTGGAGGAGAAGGCCAGCACCAGTTTTTTGCTataaaaacagcacagcag GCTGAGCCTCTAGTTGTTGATCTTAAGGACCTCTTCCAACTAATATATAACatgaagaagaaggaagaagaagaagacaagaaaaag agtGAAGAAGCAAATAAGACTCAG AATGGAAGTGAGACACTATCTGCTGGTCAAGCTGACAAACTGAAAATG GGAGTTGACCAGATGGACTTGTTTGGGGATATGTCAACACCTCCTGATGTGAGCAGTCCCACA GAAGCTAAAGAGATTCTCTTAGTGGATCTTAACTCAGAAATTGAGACCAAACAGACTTTTACAAAAGAGGATCTCTTCTTGAATGGCATCACACCTTCCCTTCCACAACCAAAGCCACGGCCACCCTTCTTGCCAGAAAGTTCTTTCTCTACCAATCTCAACTTCTTTCCCACACCTAATCCAGACCCTTTCAGTGATGATCCTTTTGCACAGCCAGACCAATCCACACCACCTTCATTTGATTCTCTAAAATCTGCTGatcagaagaaggaaaatctgaGTACCTTGACATCG actGCATCAAATGACTTGTTTAGCTCGGAGTTTTTTGCACCAACTACAGAGAGCCTTGGCTTAAACTCATCAGTACAGACAGGACCAGTGCAAACTAATCGACTGGACCTCTTCAAAACAAGCCCTGCCACAGCCCCTCCATTGGCTGGCCGAG GTGGCTTGCCCTCACCATGGAATACAGAGATACCTGCCTTCACCCAGGCCACATCTGTCTTTCCTGGGTCTATGATGCCTACCCAGTCTCCAGGATTTACTCAACAGCTTACGTTTGGCTCTCAAGCAGTGCCAAGCTGGAGCCAGCCTGGATCTTTTGGTCCAACAGCATCTCAGTCCTCTGGTCTCTGGGCACAGCCAGCACAAGTTCCATCTGTTCCATGGGTACAGCCACCCAGTGCTGTAAATCCCTTCCAGAGTAGTGTGTTTGCACCTTCAACACTACCTGCTCAGACACAGTCTGTACTGCCCTCTATGTCAACAACAAGCCCACCTCAGCCACCACCTAGAGTTGTACCTCAGAAGGAGCTATCCAAGAAAGAGAGTGATGCTTTTATTGCTCTGGATCCACTTGGTGATAGAGAGATGAAGGACGTCAAAGAAATGTTCAAAGATTTCCAGCTGACAAAGCCACCTGCAGTACCAGcaagaagaggagagcagcaaagTTTTTCAG AGCCACTGAAGCCTGTTCCCAGACAAAGTGCACTACCAATTGATGGCCTGTTTGAAAGTCAACCTAAGCCAGACCTTTTCAATGTCTTCTCT GAATCTCAGAAGCAACATTCTGGCCCATTTGGTGGTCCTTCCGGCAACCCTTTTGCATAG
- the DAB2 gene encoding disabled homolog 2 isoform X1: MSTEAETTSTVNNQPEHQAPPKTQPSKKEKKKGQEKTDESLLTRFKGDGVRYKAKLIGIDDVPEARGDKMSQDSMMKLKGMAVAARSQGQHKQRIWVNISLSGIKIIDEKTGVIEHEHPVTKISFIARDVTDNRAFGYICGGEGQHQFFAIKTAQQAEPLVVDLKDLFQLIYNMKKKEEEEDKKKSEEANKTQNGSETLSAGQADKLKMGVDQMDLFGDMSTPPDVSSPTEAKEILLVDLNSEIETKQTFTKEDLFLNGITPSLPQPKPRPPFLPESSFSTNLNFFPTPNPDPFSDDPFAQPDQSTPPSFDSLKSADQKKENLSTLTSVGNGASNGDVDYFGKQFDQISNRAGKREALTSQWPFDSKPPTARTPNGVPEREQNGFLKAPSNLFVEDPSKGVTLQNGVKLDSESNIQLLSHESITISPPPQSNKPGRGRRSVKTASNDLFSSEFFAPTTESLGLNSSVQTGPVQTNRLDLFKTSPATAPPLAGRGGLPSPWNTEIPAFTQATSVFPGSMMPTQSPGFTQQLTFGSQAVPSWSQPGSFGPTASQSSGLWAQPAQVPSVPWVQPPSAVNPFQSSVFAPSTLPAQTQSVLPSMSTTSPPQPPPRVVPQKELSKKESDAFIALDPLGDREMKDVKEMFKDFQLTKPPAVPARRGEQQSFSEPLKPVPRQSALPIDGLFESQPKPDLFNVFSESQKQHSGPFGGPSGNPFA, translated from the exons ATGTCTACTGAAGCTGAAACTACTTCTACTGTAAACAACCAGCCAGAGCACCAGGCTCCACCAAAAACACAaccttcaaagaaagaaaaaaagaaag GGCAAGAAAAGACAGATGAATCTCTCCTGACTAGATTCAAAGGGGATGGTGTTAGATACAAAGCTAAATTGATTGGCATTGATGATGTGCCAGAAGCAAGAGGAGACAAAATGAGTCAGGATTCAATGATGAAGTTGAAG GGAATGGCAGTGGCAGCTCGTTCCCAGGGTCAACACAAGCAGCGGATCTGGGTGAACATCTCCCTCTCTGGTATCAAGATCATAGATGAAAAAACTGGG GTCATCGAGCATGAGCATCCAGTAACCAAAATCTCTTTCATTGCTCGAGATGTAACAGATAATCGTGCCTTTGGCTATATTTGTGGAGGAGAAGGCCAGCACCAGTTTTTTGCTataaaaacagcacagcag GCTGAGCCTCTAGTTGTTGATCTTAAGGACCTCTTCCAACTAATATATAACatgaagaagaaggaagaagaagaagacaagaaaaag agtGAAGAAGCAAATAAGACTCAG AATGGAAGTGAGACACTATCTGCTGGTCAAGCTGACAAACTGAAAATG GGAGTTGACCAGATGGACTTGTTTGGGGATATGTCAACACCTCCTGATGTGAGCAGTCCCACA GAAGCTAAAGAGATTCTCTTAGTGGATCTTAACTCAGAAATTGAGACCAAACAGACTTTTACAAAAGAGGATCTCTTCTTGAATGGCATCACACCTTCCCTTCCACAACCAAAGCCACGGCCACCCTTCTTGCCAGAAAGTTCTTTCTCTACCAATCTCAACTTCTTTCCCACACCTAATCCAGACCCTTTCAGTGATGATCCTTTTGCACAGCCAGACCAATCCACACCACCTTCATTTGATTCTCTAAAATCTGCTGatcagaagaaggaaaatctgaGTACCTTGACATCGGTGGGTAATGGTGCTTCAAATGGTGATGTTGACTACTTTGGTAAGCAGTTTGACCAGATATCTAATAGAGCTGGCAAACGAGAAGCACTAACAAGCCAGTGGCCATTTGACAGTAAGCCACCCACAGCAAGAACTCCAAATGGGGTACCAGAGAGAGAACAGAATGGCTTTCTTAAAGCCCCATCAAACCTCTTTGTGGAAGATCCTTCCAAAGGAGTAACTCTGCAAAATGGAGTAAAGCTGGATTCTGAAAGCAATATCCAGCTCTTGTCACATGAATCTATAACAATTAGCCCACCACCACAAAGTAACAAgccaggaagaggaaggaggtCTGTCAAG actGCATCAAATGACTTGTTTAGCTCGGAGTTTTTTGCACCAACTACAGAGAGCCTTGGCTTAAACTCATCAGTACAGACAGGACCAGTGCAAACTAATCGACTGGACCTCTTCAAAACAAGCCCTGCCACAGCCCCTCCATTGGCTGGCCGAG GTGGCTTGCCCTCACCATGGAATACAGAGATACCTGCCTTCACCCAGGCCACATCTGTCTTTCCTGGGTCTATGATGCCTACCCAGTCTCCAGGATTTACTCAACAGCTTACGTTTGGCTCTCAAGCAGTGCCAAGCTGGAGCCAGCCTGGATCTTTTGGTCCAACAGCATCTCAGTCCTCTGGTCTCTGGGCACAGCCAGCACAAGTTCCATCTGTTCCATGGGTACAGCCACCCAGTGCTGTAAATCCCTTCCAGAGTAGTGTGTTTGCACCTTCAACACTACCTGCTCAGACACAGTCTGTACTGCCCTCTATGTCAACAACAAGCCCACCTCAGCCACCACCTAGAGTTGTACCTCAGAAGGAGCTATCCAAGAAAGAGAGTGATGCTTTTATTGCTCTGGATCCACTTGGTGATAGAGAGATGAAGGACGTCAAAGAAATGTTCAAAGATTTCCAGCTGACAAAGCCACCTGCAGTACCAGcaagaagaggagagcagcaaagTTTTTCAG AGCCACTGAAGCCTGTTCCCAGACAAAGTGCACTACCAATTGATGGCCTGTTTGAAAGTCAACCTAAGCCAGACCTTTTCAATGTCTTCTCT GAATCTCAGAAGCAACATTCTGGCCCATTTGGTGGTCCTTCCGGCAACCCTTTTGCATAG
- the DAB2 gene encoding disabled homolog 2 isoform X2, with protein sequence MSTEAETTSTVNNQPEHQAPPKTQPSKKEKKKGQEKTDESLLTRFKGDGVRYKAKLIGIDDVPEARGDKMSQDSMMKLKGMAVAARSQGQHKQRIWVNISLSGIKIIDEKTGVIEHEHPVTKISFIARDVTDNRAFGYICGGEGQHQFFAIKTAQQAEPLVVDLKDLFQLIYNMKKKEEEEDKKKSEEANKTQNGSETLSAGQADKLKMEAKEILLVDLNSEIETKQTFTKEDLFLNGITPSLPQPKPRPPFLPESSFSTNLNFFPTPNPDPFSDDPFAQPDQSTPPSFDSLKSADQKKENLSTLTSVGNGASNGDVDYFGKQFDQISNRAGKREALTSQWPFDSKPPTARTPNGVPEREQNGFLKAPSNLFVEDPSKGVTLQNGVKLDSESNIQLLSHESITISPPPQSNKPGRGRRSVKTASNDLFSSEFFAPTTESLGLNSSVQTGPVQTNRLDLFKTSPATAPPLAGRGGLPSPWNTEIPAFTQATSVFPGSMMPTQSPGFTQQLTFGSQAVPSWSQPGSFGPTASQSSGLWAQPAQVPSVPWVQPPSAVNPFQSSVFAPSTLPAQTQSVLPSMSTTSPPQPPPRVVPQKELSKKESDAFIALDPLGDREMKDVKEMFKDFQLTKPPAVPARRGEQQSFSEPLKPVPRQSALPIDGLFESQPKPDLFNVFSESQKQHSGPFGGPSGNPFA encoded by the exons ATGTCTACTGAAGCTGAAACTACTTCTACTGTAAACAACCAGCCAGAGCACCAGGCTCCACCAAAAACACAaccttcaaagaaagaaaaaaagaaag GGCAAGAAAAGACAGATGAATCTCTCCTGACTAGATTCAAAGGGGATGGTGTTAGATACAAAGCTAAATTGATTGGCATTGATGATGTGCCAGAAGCAAGAGGAGACAAAATGAGTCAGGATTCAATGATGAAGTTGAAG GGAATGGCAGTGGCAGCTCGTTCCCAGGGTCAACACAAGCAGCGGATCTGGGTGAACATCTCCCTCTCTGGTATCAAGATCATAGATGAAAAAACTGGG GTCATCGAGCATGAGCATCCAGTAACCAAAATCTCTTTCATTGCTCGAGATGTAACAGATAATCGTGCCTTTGGCTATATTTGTGGAGGAGAAGGCCAGCACCAGTTTTTTGCTataaaaacagcacagcag GCTGAGCCTCTAGTTGTTGATCTTAAGGACCTCTTCCAACTAATATATAACatgaagaagaaggaagaagaagaagacaagaaaaag agtGAAGAAGCAAATAAGACTCAG AATGGAAGTGAGACACTATCTGCTGGTCAAGCTGACAAACTGAAAATG GAAGCTAAAGAGATTCTCTTAGTGGATCTTAACTCAGAAATTGAGACCAAACAGACTTTTACAAAAGAGGATCTCTTCTTGAATGGCATCACACCTTCCCTTCCACAACCAAAGCCACGGCCACCCTTCTTGCCAGAAAGTTCTTTCTCTACCAATCTCAACTTCTTTCCCACACCTAATCCAGACCCTTTCAGTGATGATCCTTTTGCACAGCCAGACCAATCCACACCACCTTCATTTGATTCTCTAAAATCTGCTGatcagaagaaggaaaatctgaGTACCTTGACATCGGTGGGTAATGGTGCTTCAAATGGTGATGTTGACTACTTTGGTAAGCAGTTTGACCAGATATCTAATAGAGCTGGCAAACGAGAAGCACTAACAAGCCAGTGGCCATTTGACAGTAAGCCACCCACAGCAAGAACTCCAAATGGGGTACCAGAGAGAGAACAGAATGGCTTTCTTAAAGCCCCATCAAACCTCTTTGTGGAAGATCCTTCCAAAGGAGTAACTCTGCAAAATGGAGTAAAGCTGGATTCTGAAAGCAATATCCAGCTCTTGTCACATGAATCTATAACAATTAGCCCACCACCACAAAGTAACAAgccaggaagaggaaggaggtCTGTCAAG actGCATCAAATGACTTGTTTAGCTCGGAGTTTTTTGCACCAACTACAGAGAGCCTTGGCTTAAACTCATCAGTACAGACAGGACCAGTGCAAACTAATCGACTGGACCTCTTCAAAACAAGCCCTGCCACAGCCCCTCCATTGGCTGGCCGAG GTGGCTTGCCCTCACCATGGAATACAGAGATACCTGCCTTCACCCAGGCCACATCTGTCTTTCCTGGGTCTATGATGCCTACCCAGTCTCCAGGATTTACTCAACAGCTTACGTTTGGCTCTCAAGCAGTGCCAAGCTGGAGCCAGCCTGGATCTTTTGGTCCAACAGCATCTCAGTCCTCTGGTCTCTGGGCACAGCCAGCACAAGTTCCATCTGTTCCATGGGTACAGCCACCCAGTGCTGTAAATCCCTTCCAGAGTAGTGTGTTTGCACCTTCAACACTACCTGCTCAGACACAGTCTGTACTGCCCTCTATGTCAACAACAAGCCCACCTCAGCCACCACCTAGAGTTGTACCTCAGAAGGAGCTATCCAAGAAAGAGAGTGATGCTTTTATTGCTCTGGATCCACTTGGTGATAGAGAGATGAAGGACGTCAAAGAAATGTTCAAAGATTTCCAGCTGACAAAGCCACCTGCAGTACCAGcaagaagaggagagcagcaaagTTTTTCAG AGCCACTGAAGCCTGTTCCCAGACAAAGTGCACTACCAATTGATGGCCTGTTTGAAAGTCAACCTAAGCCAGACCTTTTCAATGTCTTCTCT GAATCTCAGAAGCAACATTCTGGCCCATTTGGTGGTCCTTCCGGCAACCCTTTTGCATAG